CCCAAGGATTGAAGCACGATTCCCTATTCACATCGTAGTGAAAGAGCTTGTTCTCTATGATATCCAACTCATACTGGTTTTGATCACATTTGATCTAGGgataagaaaaatgtttaaaatatttaatatttaaagcctCCTGAAATAAAGGAAGTCTTATTTCTGTTGCAAGAGGTGTATAAGTCGAAAAAGGAAACCTGTCATATTCTAATAAAACgacaaaaactgaaaaattatatatctatacaTTCGACCCTCTCCATCACTAGAATTTAAGAAATCCCTATTCACAACGATAGTGGAAAACTCACTAAAATCATGGAGACCACCATGTAGTACAAGACCATTATCATCATATAGACCGAAACTCGCAGGACGAAACTGTGTTGGATCTTGTCGAACAGGTAAAATGCCAAGCAACTGAGCTTGCTGTACTGTTTTAGCTCATTATGTCCATATTGCCACCAACACAATTTCTTGTACCACGCCAGGCATAACAGGGAAGTCAGTATGGAAAACACAATCAAGTCGACCACTGTACATTCGTTGCAGTCAACTTTGCTGTTCACGATTTGGATGTAGATCAGACAGCCTCCAATAGCCCAGGCCAGGAGCATTGAGTACTTAAAGATAAAGTCGGGTTGGTGCAGATAGTTCCACTCCAAAGATGAGTCCTTGAACACGGCACAAAACATTCCCATTTCTTGTTGGGCTTTCTCATTACTCATGTTTCTATCCCGGCGGCAGCAAGGCGAACGACATCTAAGATGATCTTTTATGATATATAACAATTTGATTTATCAAGAAAAACAGAACTGTTAGATTTAACAAGAAACCGAATGAAACGTctattaaatgaataaatattctaTTAGAAGTTGGAGTTCTGACTTTCTTGTATTATCAACACACTACTTACTGAAATCCCCCAACTGGCATTTTGCTAAACTCCTCACGCAACTCATTGGACATTGCATCCGGACTGAGAAGCTGTGTCTTCCGAGTGGGTCCCAAAGTTCTAATTTCGAGCTCAGAAAAGGAGGAACCCAAATCTACAGACCTTACTGAATCCCTGTTTACTTCACCGGTGAGAAGGTAGGTGCTCATCGGATGCTTCTGCAGCACGGGATCCCTGCGGGCCTTTTCTGTGCCAGGAAGTATGGTGTAGTCGGCGGCATTTAAGCTACTTAGAGTACGTCCACTGACGTGCACATAGCCAGGTTTGCCGGTTTGCTCCAGACGATTAGCGATCTCCACGTCAGGACCTGTAAGAAGTCATTGATCAGATTATCTTATATCTCCCTTGGGAATGCCCTACCCCATATGTCAAACTGCAGCTTGGCCTCTCCAATGACACCAGCAAACAGGCTGCCAGAATGGACTCCTATGCGCATGTCGATATCCAAGGAGCGTTCAGCCCTTGAGATTGGAAGATTAATATCTGATCTATACCTACTCATAATGGCAAACATACCGTACTTCCTGGAGGTTGGCAATCATGGAAATGCCCAGAGACACGGCCATCTTGGCGTGATCGGGATCGGCCTCAGTCAATCCGGACACACAGTAGTAGCAGTCGCCCAGGAACTTGATGCGCTGCACATTGAAGGTGGAGGCAGCCATGTCGAATCTGCCGTAGAGGTCGTGCAGGACCTTCACCAGGTCCTGCACCGTCAGCGTCGTTGTCAAGTGGGTGTAGTTAACCACATCTGCGTACAGGATGGACACATCCGGATGAATCTGGATGGCCATGAAGTTCTCCCTACTCCGGGTACTACCCAGGTGGAATCGTTCGGGGCCGTTCTCGGACTGCGATATCTTGCTCTTGATGATGGCATGAATGGGCTTCGCGATCTGAGGCGGCAGGATGCTGTCCAGAAGCATTGATTCCTGTCGCATGGCGTTGCGCAACCACATCTCCTCCTTGATGAATTGGTGGCGGTCCAGGAAGGAGGCGCGCACCATAATGTCGTTCATGATGCGGAAGAATATGCCCATCATGTTGAAGCCCAGGTAGTGGAACACGTCGACGGATATTATATAAGTACCATGAATGTTGCGTGCTATGTTATCTAGGTCGCTCGATGGAAACCAAACAAAGTAGTTTATGTACAAGAGACTGATCGAGGTGGCCAGTACGGCTGCTCCGGCGATCGAGGGGATCGGCAGGAACATGTAGATCATGCATAGCAGAAATACGTCATATGTGGTATTGAGTGGCCAGTGCGTCTTGCAACAATGATAGGTGATCAGCGCtaaatctgaaaataaatagcCAATAAGTGGATAAGAAGCGAGGTCATAACTTATAGGACTCACCGGAAAATAACACAACGAAGGCGGCCAAAACCGAGGTTAAAACCATGACCCACCTGTGACGAATCACAAAGCTCTCGAAGAAATTTATACCCATTAGGCCGGTAACTAAAACCAATGATGAACCTtcacaaatcaaatcgatgtaTGTAAATTTGGTATACTGGtatgcataaaaaataatgtacaAGTAATGTAAACCAATCAACTAGGAACTCTCACCTCGGCACAAGACCATTTTACCACTTGAAGGAGAACGACCACTAGAATGTACAAGGGATAGAAAACTTTGAGGTAACTGATCATCAGACGGATCTGGTACTTCTTGTACTCTTCCTCCAAATTCAGTTCCTTACATCTGGCCTACAGAGAATACATTTAGTAACCTAAGGGTCTAGCGGTTTGTTACCTTCAAATAGCCCTGTTCCCACTTGCGCTCCTCGGAATAGTCTAGGTGACATGGCTTGAACCTCTCCCTGAACGACGCTTTCTTGGGCTTCCTTTTGTTCATATCCCCAAATTTTATGTTAGTTTTCGATAGTTTTGTATGAATATTGAGGAACTGGACTAAGCATGCTAACgtgtaatataaaataattaattaattttttttattataattatgttGAAAATATGTATCTCTCTTGGTGAATTTGATTGACCAATTTCAAGTTTTCAGTTCTCTTCACActattcaaatttgatttattttttaaatttagtctGCCTTTTTCGCTCGGTGTACCAATTATCTCACCATTTACTGCTCCAGGAGGTGACATGCATTTTCCATTCGAATTTCGAAACATAATTAATGATTTTGCTATGCCTATCCATTAAAAGTGTCAAAAGCAAGAACAGCAGtggcaaaaaccaaaacctgAAGCCCGGATGCTAACTTGATTTGGCCTTTTTGCCCCACTCCATTCCAGTTTCcagtttaattgaattaatccCCGACACCATGTTAAAATTGTGAGTGCCAAGTGCCGAACGGATGCGATGGAATCCCTTTTCTCACGACCAATTAACAGATGTTTTTACAAGCAATTTGGAAAATATGATGGTGCTGACAGATGTGGAAGGTGAGATCGCCCCCTTTGATGCCGATTCTGATGATGCTTGTCATTGTTTGCTGTAATTGACGAGTTTTCGCCGGGATGAAACATCAAAAAAGCACGACAACACGAAAATGCGAAAATACGCGTTAGAGAAACATCCATTTCCGGCGAAAGCCCCCAGGATTCGGTGTCCCTTTCCACTCTCTATAGAGTTGTTTTATCAGCACGGACACGGTCCAACGTTCCTTTGACATGTAAAACGCTCTCTCGTCCAAATGCATGCCGTAAAGGAAAAAAACCTAGTTGGCTCGCTTTGAGGAGAAAAACAATTGGAAATTCAGGTGAATtccaaatgcaaattaaaaggCGAACCTGAAAACagttggaaaaattaaataacaattattttgttgCATTGCTGTGGTGTTTCCATTTCTATTTTAACCAGAATTTAGCCTCGTAACCTTGGAGAAAGGGTATAAAAGGTATAAATGCaagatttttctgtttttctgtatattttacaacttttactatttttgtttaattttactcTCCTCTTTGACTAACAACCTAAACTATAAATTATATGAgcacattttaaattgaaatatagtGACCACATATCCCAATTAAATCTCTGTTGCATGGTGACAGGTACCTTGCTTTAATTGATGTACATGACAATGTtggacattaattttttgctGAAGGACTTAGAATGGAATAAAACAATTAGGCAAAAGGTGAAAAGGTGAAAAGGGAATTCGCGGCCAAGTGTAACTACACATTTGTAAATAGTTTATAGTGCTAAATTATATTAGAAAAAAACTAGCTTACGTAAGACAAAGCAATAAAAAAcgcttatttttatatttatcttattttaagttataaTTACACAGACACaataacattttataaccTGATGCATATTTTTCCGAACTTCAAATATGTATTATTCACCATTTCCTAGATGAGGAAACCGATTGACGCACTCTATGCTACGTAATACGAATTCAGATGATTACTTCAAAAATCGAAGCTGGAAATGAAGAGAAATTCGTGCACACTCAATAACAATGCGGCAAATGTTTCCATGACAAAAAgcgagaagaaaaaaaaacaagaacgcAATCGAAATCGAGTTTCATTCTCAGGCCATTTGCCATTCCCAGAATCCAAACTAACAACATTGACTCAAGTCCACACTGCGAAATGCGAAAAAAAAGATGGAACTGAAACTAAACCCTCCCAAGCTAACTAATCTTTTTTTAGGGAtttcttttttccctttttcccagTTTTGCTGCCAATCCGAGCGACCAAAACGAAAATGTCATCATCAGCAGAGCTTCGGTCAGAGAATAGAAGAAAAACCCAACCGAACTGGGAACTATCCGCCCCTCCTCCCTTACCCCATATACAcaaacatatatacatatatactgcCACTCAACGTAACTTTTTATGTGCAACATAGCAGAATGATTGTGTTCCGTTCCAGAAATATCAGCACAACAAGCACGGCAACAACTCCGgccacagcaacaacatctTAAGCCGTTTCGCATAAAATTTCACACACCATTTTAGCCAAGTGCCACATTACCTGCACACAAGATGGGACTCGACTCGAGTCGAAATACCCATGCCCCTCATGGCCCGCCTCCTGCCTCGAATGTCCTGTGAACCAAACcgaggaagaaaaataaaacgttGGAAAAATGCTGGAAAACACGAAACTgaacataaaaaataccttttgaCACATGCAAGCAGAACCAaatgggggcgtggccgcaGCCAAAAGTGTTGGCCAGTTTGGGGCGGAGAGTGGGATGGGAGGAAAGGCTTAAAATCAGCGGGCAAGGACTAAAATGGCGCCAGCCAAACGAGctgaaaaggaaaagaaaaatcttgaaaattgcattttaagaaGAACTTCGTGTGGCTATAACGAAAAATCTATAAACACACATACAGCATGTAGggatatatagtatatatatatatatatgtgggaCGGTGCGACTGAATGCAGACGATGGAAAAAGGATACGGAGAAGCTCAATCTGGCAGTGACTTGGGGCCACAATAGCCATTCGGTTATCCAGTTGGTCAGCAAAGCATCCAGGACCAATCCAATACAATTTTAACGGTAATGTGCGCCAAAAGCAAGCGATGCCGAAATTGATATGGCCACCAAAATGGTGAGCATTCACATTCAGCTGAGGTTCGGATGCAAACGAAAATATCACGTATACGCACCATAAGCTGGGATATTCAAAGGTTCCGAAATGGGAATTGCTCTGCATGCCCTTGAAACGTTGTCGAAACTGGCGATTCGAAATAGAATATAGCTTAAAGAAGGTGAAATGTTTATTGCAGGTAGAGCTGCAATAGTTAGAAGAAGGGGCTTTATACAAATCAAATGAATATGTACAAGGTCAAGGTCCTATGAAATGTATTCATGCATTTAGTctgtttgtaaaaataaataattccgaATTTTACACTTGCTTttagaaacataaaaattaaCCTTCCAAAGAAATGCACTCTTATTTGAGTATCAAGTTGCCATAACAACTTCCACTTGAAGTCAACCTGCCTTGGCAGAAACCTAAATCCAAAAGCGCGAAAACCGAGCGGCAACAACTCCAGAATTATGGCAACAAATTGCAAACAAACAAGCAACAAACAAGTGAATCACCTTTAACGCTTCCTATGCATTTTTTGGTCTTTCGCCCTGCCGCACTCCTTTTTCTATCCTTTTTCCGGCCAAAGGATCCTGGCCAGCTGGCAGGCAGGCAGGGGTAGGCACGGTGTTCAATGGTCGGGAGGCGTGGCAGTTTTTTGTCATAACTTCCACTACCTTCAGGCAAGTTCCaggaataacaaaaaactGCACACCGagaggcagcggcagcagacAGGTTGAACAGAACAGCTAAAGACCGAGACATGCATGTCAAAGGACAACAAAATCTTCGAGTGTGAGTGTGGCAGTCCCTACACGGgaaaaaaaagcaataaaaatatttgtattttaattatttgtcaaaaattaaaatctatatGAAATCATTTTGCCAATTCTCTCTCTCTTAgagattctctgacttcgaaaaatAGAGGAAAAAGCGAAAAGATAAAATGATCTCAAATCAATAAAGCGAGATAGcgcttaaaaatacataagtgGGAGGGAAAATGACACATTCAAAATTCGAACGGACTTGTTGCTTACATTTCGAGCGTATCAAATTGAGATGCCGcagatcaaattaaaattgataccacagtttttcgagtttttttttttgtatatgctTATATAAATTGACTACTACGACTGCTATAGCTGAACAAATTATCTAGAAACATTATATAATTGCCACTAAACCAaagttaaagtaaataaatattaagcatACCCCACTTTGCTCGCAGTGTGGCGTTTGTGTGCGTTGCTTAACACTCAAAAGCGGAAGTAAGCGGCGTGTGCTGCGGTCGAGGATGAGCGGAGTGAAAGGAGTGAAGGGTGCGACGGGTGAAAAGGAGTGAGGTGGCGGGATGGGTGGGACAGGAAGCAGGCTGAAGTTTGTTTTCTTGCGGCCTCATGACTGGCACTTctgtctgctgctgctgctcctgctgctacTTCTGCTGCAGTGACAGCAAAAACCAAGAAGAGACAACGGCACGGCAGCCCACGAACTCGAAGACGGCAGCAGGCGGTGGGATAAAGGCTGCAGGACGAGTATTTCTGCTAGAGAAGCCTGCAGGTGGATGGCAACAGAACAGGACAGGTGTGCTGCACTAACCGACACAAAAATATCACTTTAAAGTTCTCCACTGAGTCCTGTCGTCTGTGTTGGTTTTTGACATGAAATTGCATTACATTTCACACGGAAACAAGTTGGGTGTTGCAATGAGTTGGCCCTGCACTTTTGAACATTGTCTTATTTTTATGCCAACTGTCGTTCGGTTTCTCCGTTTCTCGAGTGAAGTGTACAAATTAGTTGGCCTTGTCACAAGCAGTAGCAGCAgtagaagcagaagcagcagcatcgTGCGCCGCAACAACAACTTACTCTTGTCTGGCATCCTTAAGCTACTTTTCATCGATCCGCTCAGCAATTACGTGCAGCGTTCTCTCTACGGAAACAATTTATCAGACTGGGCAAACGACCCGAGCTGGTTTCCTCGCCTTCCTCGaaggaaacaaaaaatcaagggAAGAAACACGAAAACAAGGGCCCCGGCCACTTTTACCGAGCGGAATGTATGCCCAAAGTGCATGGCaaagtaaattttatttaacggcagcaacaaacaaacaaagtgGAACAATTTTCACCAGGAGTTATGGTTGGAAATTTGAGATACTCTTTAAGAATGCAGTGAGTTGAAATGATATGAACGATAAAAATGTCTGTAACAGTTGAATTTGGAACATTTTGTACTTGAAGTATTTctccttttctttatttaataaaacaaatgttattattactttttaatattttcataaattataaactaccTACCATAATTTGTcttgtaattttttgtattctttatCAACATAACATAACATAAGAAACGTTATATGTTTTAATAACTTTGATTTCTTTACGAATCACATTTGTATAAGTTATAATACCCCGACTTCAATAAGAAACGGGGCCTTGAACTGCGTGGGTAAAATGCCAAACAGCAAAGGAAAACATGGCCTCAGGCCAATGAACTATATTAAGCAACGCCCACGGCtggaatatatacatataaggATCGGAACCCATCCCAGTTCGCTCACCTCATTCGGTTGCTGCCAAATCGTCACATCATTACTTATAGTCCGGCAAAATATAGTGTTTTGTGTCGGGCTTAGCCTAAAAATAGACTGACTCCGGCCAAATTGAAAACGTTTCGGCTAAAATGCACTTAACGAGCCAGCCTAACCGGCTAGGAACCCCGAGATCCCCGCCAGTTCCTGGCCATTGACTGACAGGAGCCAGTGTTGAAATTTATTGTGCTAAGCAAACGGGCAATTTACCAAACTGCAATTGTCGGAGGAAGCCGAAGACCAAGACGAAGATGGAGGAACTGGTGGTTGCATGTATCAAGGGGCAGGGAGTGCGCTGTGTCTAATCGTTGCGCTAAATTAACACGTATACGCCACGTGGTTGCCCAGATGTTTGTCTGCTTGGCGATTGCAGAGCTCCCGGTTAGTTGCTTACATTTTTCGTTGCATacctttatacccttgcagacggTACTTTCCGCGGTACTCAAGTCAATCGGGCCaaataatatacatattttaagtAATACTACCCTTTTATTTAGGATTTATTTAGTACACAATTCTGAATTtcttagaaaatgtttttttttgaatttataaagtgaattttataataaaaatatattttttaaatgtaaagcaAACTTGTGAActtattacatttatattctgtttaattttttaaaagtctaaGATCCGCAGCTTAGGGAATAGTATAATTTatctattaattataatacatatttataaaaatatttataaatatatgtataagatataattattatcttttttaaataattatatagttTGCTTGTTAGGGTTATATTATAattcagggaacgaaaataactgttattgtaaatttttcatacaaaaaaatcacgcacttagaagggtcctaaaaattttttaaatacaccacaatttttatt
The genomic region above belongs to Drosophila takahashii strain IR98-3 E-12201 chromosome 2L, DtakHiC1v2, whole genome shotgun sequence and contains:
- the LOC108067918 gene encoding adenylyl cyclase X E-like yields the protein MFRNSNGKCMSPPGAVNACLVQFLNIHTKLSKTNIKFGDMNKRKPKKASFRERFKPCHLDYSEERKWEQGYLKARCKELNLEEEYKKYQIRLMISYLKVFYPLYILVVVLLQVVKWSCAEYTKFTYIDLICEGSSLVLVTGLMGINFFESFVIRHRWVMVLTSVLAAFVVLFSDLALITYHCCKTHWPLNTTYDVFLLCMIYMFLPIPSIAGAAVLATSISLLYINYFVWFPSSDLDNIARNIHGTYIISVDVFHYLGFNMMGIFFRIMNDIMVRASFLDRHQFIKEEMWLRNAMRQESMLLDSILPPQIAKPIHAIIKSKISQSENGPERFHLGSTRSRENFMAIQIHPDVSILYADVVNYTHLTTTLTVQDLVKVLHDLYGRFDMAASTFNVQRIKFLGDCYYCVSGLTEADPDHAKMAVSLGISMIANLQEVRAERSLDIDMRIGVHSGSLFAGVIGEAKLQFDIWGPDVEIANRLEQTGKPGYVHVSGRTLSSLNAADYTILPGTEKARRDPVLQKHPMSTYLLTGEVNRDSVRSVDLGSSFSELEIRTLGPTRKTQLLSPDAMSNELREEFSKMPVGGFQCRSPCCRRDRNMSNEKAQQEMGMFCAVFKDSSLEWNYLHQPDFIFKYSMLLAWAIGGCLIYIQIVNSKVDCNECTVVDLIVFSILTSLLCLAWYKKLCWWQYGHNELKQYSKLSCLAFYLFDKIQHSFVLRVSVYMMIMVLYYMVVSMILIKCDQNQYELDIIENKLFHYDVNRESCFNPWVFTNMISLILGMSYTFARIPFALKICVSCCEGVAFVLIVLFQFVFVFQHSATISPFLRAEIAHCLRVGIMLITMYAKERRVEFNTKLNYKLNVDLLNKQKAADVTNQSIIILLNNILPSHVVDLYLDSLARHELYYENYEMVSVMFASLLNFEMDLSSLRVLNDIITEFDKLLSSYREYYVVEKIKVVGCTYMAACGLDFSLTSNFQSASFETEMQQVRIHQESKGSDSNHDEVAFIMTTFALDLMRIVSVCNKAYSSRPFNRALSNGEICIGISTGEIMAGVVGASQPHYDIWGNPVNMASRMQSTGLPGHIQVTEESAKILEEFDIQCTYRGMTFVKGRGQIPTYFVGIDENLRLVSTKLDKRESRRFTVMSSLDPDEFSLHSSADESKTE